A window of Sphingobacterium kitahiroshimense genomic DNA:
CAACATTGTAATTCGCTCCATATTATCTACACGTGTCACCGAAGGAAATGAATCCATTCCAATCAGTTTAACCATCACTAGTAATATATTAGAATTGCCTAAAGATGCAATGAAGCCACGTTTCTCAGATCCTAGGGTAGGTTATTTTACTACTCCACGCTGGTATTTTTCAGATAAGCAGCAAGAAATGGAGAAAAGAGAACTGGTAACACGCTGGCGGTTAGAGCCACGCGAAGAAGATGTGGAACGTTATTTAGCGGGCGAACTGGTTGTCCCAAAGAAACCAATAGTTTTCTATATTGATCCAGCTACTCCACAACAATGGCGTAAACAAATTATTGAAGGAGTACACGATTGGCAAAAAGCCTTTGAAGAGGCCGGCTTTAAAGATGCCATCATTGCAAAAGAAGTTCCAAAAGGAATGGACTTTGATATCGATGATGCAAATACATCAGCCATCACTTATGCAGCTTCTCCACAAGCCAATGCGATGGGACCATCAGTTGTAGATCCACGCACCGGCGAAATCTTAGAAGCAGATGTAATCTGGTGGCATAATGTGATGACTGCTTTAAATACCTGGATGCGTGTACAGACAGGCACGATCGATCCATCTGTTCGCGGTAACATATTCTCTGATGAGAAAATGGCACATGCCATCCGCTTTGTATCATCACACGAGATTGGTCATACATTAGGATTGAAGCATAATATGGGATCGTCTTTTAGTTTCCCTGTAGATTCATTGCGTTCAGCTTCCTTTACACAAAAGATGGGGGGGACAGCAACGTCCATCATGGATTATGCCCGTTTTAATTATGTGGCTCAACCAGAAGATCAGGTACAGGCTATTACACCAGTGATTGGTCTATATGATAAATATGCAATTGCCTGGGCTTACCGATGGTACCCGAACAAGACAGCATGGGAAGAACTTCCATTGCTAAAAAAAGAGATTGAGTCGAAGCAGGACAATCCTTACTATTGGTACGGAGAGCAACAGGACCCTAAAAATACAGTTGATCCAAGATCGCAGTCAGAAGATTTAGGAGACAATGCCATGCTTGCTGGCACATATGGTTTGAAAAATTTGAAACGTATCATGCCTCAGATCATTAACTGGACAACTACTTCAGGTCAGGATTACTATAAAGCAGGTAAATTATATATGGCTGTTATTGGTCAATGGTATGCTTATGCAGATCATGTTTCCAATAATATCGGTGGTATCTATCTCAATAACCCTGTTTTAGGTGACGGTAAAGACGCATATGCACCAGTGCCGCGCCAGAAACAAATAGAAGCATTAGCTTACTTAAAAGAAAATGTTTTTACTTTGCCAGAATGGTTGTTCCGAAAAGAATTGATGACAAAAACATTCCCATTAAAAGATAGTCCAGTAGGTTCTTTCGAATATGCTCCTTATACATTAAAAAGAGAATTTCAATACAGCTTATTATATAATTTACTTCAAGATCAGCGCTTATTGCGCATGACCGAGATGGAACTACTTTTCGGACGTGCTCAAGCATGGAGCGTAGAAGAATTTCTGAAAACATTACGTCAGGAGATCTTTGCAAAAACTTTAAAAAAGCAAAATTTAGATATTGATGCCCGTATGTTGCAACAGAACTATATCGATATATTATTGGTAACCAATAATAAAAGTATGGATAAGTTGAATACGAAAAAATTGTCTTTTGTAGATCAATTTATGAAAGCGGCTAAACCAGCGTTCTGTCCGGTACATGCAACAGCACATACTAATTCTGATGAACATGATTTACGCAATGTCCATGTTTCAGGTATGAGCAGAACATCTGAAATGCTGACCGTGAAGCGAGCGGAATTAATCCAGATTCAGAAGTTGTTAAAAACAGCGCAGTCTTCAGGAGATTTCACCACTCAGGCACATTATCAGGACCTGTTAATGCGGATCAATAGTTCGTTAAATGTGAATAATTAACAAAAATCTATATATAAAAACAAATGAACAAATTCTTACTCTTTGTCGTCTTTTCTTGCGTGCAACTGACTTCGTTTGCACAGGAAACGATAACCCTAAAGGGAAAAGTGTTGGATAGCAAAACGCAAACACCGATATTAGGTGCTACCGTTTTTATTGAAAGCACAGCAGTAGGGGAATCTACGGGCGTAGTTGGTCAAATACAACAATCTGCATTGGGAGCAGTGACTGACAACGCTGGTAATTTTACGCTAACTGTACCGACGGACGTTAAATATTTTACAGTATCCTTTGTTGGATACCAAAATAAGCAAGTTCAGGTAGCAAAGGTATACAATACGATCTTTTTGGAAGCTGCAGATAAGGCTTTGGAAGAAGTGATCGTAACAGGGTATACCAATATCAGTAAGGTCAAGAACACGACAGCTTATAACAAGGTGAAATTAGACGATATCAAGCAAACAGGTGTGTCTAGTATTGATCAATTATTGGAAGGACAGGTAGCGGGTTTACAATTAAGTAACCTGAACGGGGGGCCGAACAGTGCTCCAAAGATTCGTATCCGTGGTACTGTATCTTTAAACGGAACACAGGATCCTTTATGGGTAATCGATGGTTTACCGATTGAAGGAACAGCATTGCCAAATACTTTTGATAAAGATAATTTGAATAATCTGTCGAATTTACCGATTGCAGGGATCAATCCAGATGATATTGCGGATATCACCGTATTAAAAGATGCCGCAGCAACTTCAATTTATGGGGCTAGAGCAGCTAATGGTGTTATCGTCATTACAACCAAAAAAGGTAAGAAAGGACCTACGCAGGTTTCCGTATCCGCAAATAGTTTCGTTACGCAGAAACCTGATTTTACAAAACTCAACCTGATGAACGCATCAGAAAAGGTTGATTTTGAATTAGGAATGGCCAATCGTTCGGATTTGACATATCGTACTAATCAAGGTGCGATTGCGCGTTTATTGAGTGCGAATAATGAATTGGATACTTATCGTCAGTTTGGTTTGAGTGGTTTGTCGACAACAACCCAAGCTGCTATTAGTCAATTACGCAGTCAGAATCATAATTGGGGTGATGAACTGTACCGTACAGCTTTGAATCAACAATATACAGCTGCAATATCTGGAGGATCTGATGGACATGATTTTTATTTATCAGGTGGATTCTATGATGAGCAAGCAGCAACCAAAGGGGTCGGAATGCGTCGTTATTCATTGACTTTAAATAATAACTTTAAGATCAGTAATAAGCTAAAGGCTGGTATCAATTTATTGGGATCATCTACAGATCGTAATAATTTCATTCAGGATCGTGATGCATTTACAAACCCCAATACCTATGCACGGACAGTTAACCCATATTTGACGCCAAGAGACGTACAGGGTAATTATGTGTATGACCAAGATATCGTAGGCTACGAAAGAGATACCTATATTCCTTTCAATGCTCTAGAAGAACGTGCAAACACAAATTATAATTTGAATAACAAAAGCTTAAAAGCGATTGCAAATTTAACCTATCAGATTTTGCCATCGTTATCTTTACGTACTGAACTGGGTTTGCAATTTGAAGAGTCAGGCACAGAGCGTTTCGCTGACAAGGAAAGTTATAATACAAGAAAGTTAAGGGCACAAACACGTTATTATGATAGTGCTTCAAAAACAAATAAGTATTTTTTGCCTGATGGCGGGCAAATCCAGAATGATAAGAACAGTATTTTTCAATACAACTGGAAATCTTTTGCACAATACAACTTGAAATTCGATGATCACCATGATATTGAAATCATGGCAGGTACGGAGTTGAGAAGATCTAAAAATACGGGTATAATGACACGCGGTTTTGGTTACAATCCAAAAACATTGACAACTCAGCCTATTTTGTTCCCATCTAGTAATTATGCGACTGATAAAAAATATCAGCAATATGTTAAAACAATAGGTGAATCTTCTTATGCATCATTTTATGCAAATGCTTCATATAGTTATGATCGTAAATATAATATATATGGTAGTATCCGTTACGATGGCTCCAATATGTTTGGGGTAGATCCTAAATATAGATTCTTACCCATCTGGTCACTATCGGGATCATGGAATGCAAAAGAAGAAGATTTCTTGAAAGATCAGGAATGGATCTCGAATCTGAAATTTCGTGGTTCTTACGGTATACAAGGTAATATTGATCGTAATTCATATCCATTTATTATCGGTACATATAGTAATGGATCTATGTTGCCTGGAAATAACGAAGAAAGCATTGTTGTTGACATGCCTGCTAATGATAAATTACGTTGGGAGCGTACACAGTCCTGGAATGCAGGTTTTGATTTCGGAATTCTAAAAAATAGAGTACAGTTTACGGTTGATTATTATAATCGTTTATCGACAGATCTAATTGGTACAAGTCAATTGCCATTAGAAAATGGATTCCCGAATGTATCACGCAACTGGGCATCTGTTAGCAATGATGGTATTGAATTCTCAGTTAATAGCCAAAATATCGTGCGTGATCGTTTCTCTTGGTCGACAGATTTTAATATTGCACATAACCGTAATAAGTTGAAACGTGTGATGGCAGATCCGACAGCTTACAATGTAGATGCGCGTGCAGGTAATCCGATCAATGCGATGTATGAGATTGAGACAGCTGGTTTGGATGCTGATGGTTTGCCTCAGTTCTACAACGATCAAGGAGCTGTCGTATCTTATGAAGATTACTTTCAATTGTTTGATCCTTATGCAGATATGGCGCCGGGTCTTTTTGTAAATTCATCGATGAATAACAATGACTATCAGAATAAATATAAATACAAAGGTAGTATGGACCCTAAATTTGTTGGTGGTATGACAAACAGGTTCCGATATGCTAATTTTGATCTAGCTGTTTCAGTTGTATTTAATATTGACCAATGGATGAGACGTAGTCCAACTTATAATCCAGCCATTGTAGATCGCGGATCCAATTATACAAAAGATGTACTGCAGGCATTGACTCCAGGCTCAAAAGATTTTATTGCAATAGGTTCGACAAGCGCTGAAGCGAGTGATCGCTGGATGGCCTACAGCTGGATGGATGGTAACGATCCATCAAATGCTTTTAAATATTTAGATATCTGGTCTAAAAAGATGAGTTATTTACGTGTCAATAGCATCCGTTTAGGTTATACTTTGCCAAAATCAGTAGCAAATAAAATTCAGGCATCTAATATCCGATTTAATATAGAAGGACGTAACCTGTTTGTTTTTGGTAATAATTATGATGGATATTTTGATCCGGAAACGTTTGGTAATAACTATGCACAACCCATCTCCAAATCATTTGCTTTTGGTTTAACAGCATCATTTTAATTAAGATATCCATGAAAAAGAATTTATTATATATAGGATTGTTAGTTGGTGGGCTTTTAAGCACTTCTTGCAATAAATACTTAGATATACAACCAGTAGGAACTGTTGTTCCTACTACAGAAGCTGATTTTAGAGCTTTGATGTTTAGTGGCTATAAAGTTTATCCAGAACACAAATCATACTTAAACTTACGTACAGACGAGTTGTTATTGGATGAATTTTCTACCGATCTGGCAACATTGAAAGATCTTTATCTATGGAATGATCAAAATCCTGATCGCAATACTCAATCCATGGCTTGGGAAACGCTCTTTAAAAGTATTTTCTATGCCAATCACATCATTGCAGAAGCTAAAGACAAAGCAGGAGATACAGATGCTGTAAAGCAAATCCGTGCAGAAGCCTATTTGTTACGTGCTTATGCGCACTTTGAATTATTAAATACCTACGCTGATAATTATAATGCTGCAACAGCTGCAACAGATCGTGGCGTACCGATTTCGATAAAAGTAGACTTGGAGCAATTGTTTGCGCCAGCAACAGTAGAAAAAGTATATGCCCAGATTCTGCAGGATATGGAAGACGCATCTGCTTTATTACAAGTTCAAGATCAGGCGACCAACGTAAAATACAGATTCAGCCGTCGTGCTTACGAAGCATTTGAAGCACGTTTAAGATTATATCGTGGCGAATGGGAACTTGCAACCAAAGCTGCCGATAAAGGATTAGCGATTAATGCGAATCTAGAAAATTTAAACGAAGTCGGTTCAAAATTACCAAATGATTTTGAATCCAAAGAGATGATTCAGGCATGGGAAGAGGTAGGAAAAACGAATGTTTCTCGCTCAACTTATATTAGTCCATCTTTTATGGCTAAGTATAAAGCGGGAGATTTACGTGTTAATCGTTATTTTCAAAAATTAGGAAGTGACTATGTATCTAAAAAAGGGGGAGATAACCGCTTTAATGTCACGTTTAGAAATGCAGAGTTATATTTAATTAAAGCGGAAACAGCAGCGAGATTGGGACAAAAAGAACAAGCTATTGCAGCTTTGACTACGCTATTAAAAAATAGATTGACCGCAAGTGCTTTTACAACAGCTCAAGTAAAATTGGCAACCCTATCTAATGCTGAACTGATTATGTTTATACTAGATGAGCGTGCTCGAGAACTTGCTTTGGAAGGATTGCGTTGGTACGATTTAAAACGTACAACACGACCTGAAATTGTACATAGCTATCAGTCTAAAGACTATACTTTAATTCAAAATGATCCACGTTATGTCATTCGTTATCCTAAAGAAGCGATATCAAATAATCCAGATTTATAAAATTAGAGCAATTTCATAAATTCCGATCCCCATTCTCGAAAGAATGGGGATTTTTTTTTAAA
This region includes:
- a CDS encoding zinc-dependent metalloprotease, which translates into the protein MNNLPFKRNSALASFGFFSIFILNSCQLLSPLGLGKKKDVVADSTKKDSALVYDKFLKNAKIDSGIFNVINKEKDFFFEIPVEKLDKDFLLINKISSVPLALNEAGLNKGMNYENKVIRFSLKKARKEIWASEIKPQVEVPKEDAIARSVADNFTASFIESFKIEGYNKDSSSVIIKINKVFDGTEKSFNDVFTNIGLGTAPKTALSLIDQMKSFDNNIVIRSILSTRVTEGNESIPISLTITSNILELPKDAMKPRFSDPRVGYFTTPRWYFSDKQQEMEKRELVTRWRLEPREEDVERYLAGELVVPKKPIVFYIDPATPQQWRKQIIEGVHDWQKAFEEAGFKDAIIAKEVPKGMDFDIDDANTSAITYAASPQANAMGPSVVDPRTGEILEADVIWWHNVMTALNTWMRVQTGTIDPSVRGNIFSDEKMAHAIRFVSSHEIGHTLGLKHNMGSSFSFPVDSLRSASFTQKMGGTATSIMDYARFNYVAQPEDQVQAITPVIGLYDKYAIAWAYRWYPNKTAWEELPLLKKEIESKQDNPYYWYGEQQDPKNTVDPRSQSEDLGDNAMLAGTYGLKNLKRIMPQIINWTTTSGQDYYKAGKLYMAVIGQWYAYADHVSNNIGGIYLNNPVLGDGKDAYAPVPRQKQIEALAYLKENVFTLPEWLFRKELMTKTFPLKDSPVGSFEYAPYTLKREFQYSLLYNLLQDQRLLRMTEMELLFGRAQAWSVEEFLKTLRQEIFAKTLKKQNLDIDARMLQQNYIDILLVTNNKSMDKLNTKKLSFVDQFMKAAKPAFCPVHATAHTNSDEHDLRNVHVSGMSRTSEMLTVKRAELIQIQKLLKTAQSSGDFTTQAHYQDLLMRINSSLNVNN
- a CDS encoding SusC/RagA family TonB-linked outer membrane protein — encoded protein: MNKFLLFVVFSCVQLTSFAQETITLKGKVLDSKTQTPILGATVFIESTAVGESTGVVGQIQQSALGAVTDNAGNFTLTVPTDVKYFTVSFVGYQNKQVQVAKVYNTIFLEAADKALEEVIVTGYTNISKVKNTTAYNKVKLDDIKQTGVSSIDQLLEGQVAGLQLSNLNGGPNSAPKIRIRGTVSLNGTQDPLWVIDGLPIEGTALPNTFDKDNLNNLSNLPIAGINPDDIADITVLKDAAATSIYGARAANGVIVITTKKGKKGPTQVSVSANSFVTQKPDFTKLNLMNASEKVDFELGMANRSDLTYRTNQGAIARLLSANNELDTYRQFGLSGLSTTTQAAISQLRSQNHNWGDELYRTALNQQYTAAISGGSDGHDFYLSGGFYDEQAATKGVGMRRYSLTLNNNFKISNKLKAGINLLGSSTDRNNFIQDRDAFTNPNTYARTVNPYLTPRDVQGNYVYDQDIVGYERDTYIPFNALEERANTNYNLNNKSLKAIANLTYQILPSLSLRTELGLQFEESGTERFADKESYNTRKLRAQTRYYDSASKTNKYFLPDGGQIQNDKNSIFQYNWKSFAQYNLKFDDHHDIEIMAGTELRRSKNTGIMTRGFGYNPKTLTTQPILFPSSNYATDKKYQQYVKTIGESSYASFYANASYSYDRKYNIYGSIRYDGSNMFGVDPKYRFLPIWSLSGSWNAKEEDFLKDQEWISNLKFRGSYGIQGNIDRNSYPFIIGTYSNGSMLPGNNEESIVVDMPANDKLRWERTQSWNAGFDFGILKNRVQFTVDYYNRLSTDLIGTSQLPLENGFPNVSRNWASVSNDGIEFSVNSQNIVRDRFSWSTDFNIAHNRNKLKRVMADPTAYNVDARAGNPINAMYEIETAGLDADGLPQFYNDQGAVVSYEDYFQLFDPYADMAPGLFVNSSMNNNDYQNKYKYKGSMDPKFVGGMTNRFRYANFDLAVSVVFNIDQWMRRSPTYNPAIVDRGSNYTKDVLQALTPGSKDFIAIGSTSAEASDRWMAYSWMDGNDPSNAFKYLDIWSKKMSYLRVNSIRLGYTLPKSVANKIQASNIRFNIEGRNLFVFGNNYDGYFDPETFGNNYAQPISKSFAFGLTASF
- a CDS encoding RagB/SusD family nutrient uptake outer membrane protein — protein: MKKNLLYIGLLVGGLLSTSCNKYLDIQPVGTVVPTTEADFRALMFSGYKVYPEHKSYLNLRTDELLLDEFSTDLATLKDLYLWNDQNPDRNTQSMAWETLFKSIFYANHIIAEAKDKAGDTDAVKQIRAEAYLLRAYAHFELLNTYADNYNAATAATDRGVPISIKVDLEQLFAPATVEKVYAQILQDMEDASALLQVQDQATNVKYRFSRRAYEAFEARLRLYRGEWELATKAADKGLAINANLENLNEVGSKLPNDFESKEMIQAWEEVGKTNVSRSTYISPSFMAKYKAGDLRVNRYFQKLGSDYVSKKGGDNRFNVTFRNAELYLIKAETAARLGQKEQAIAALTTLLKNRLTASAFTTAQVKLATLSNAELIMFILDERARELALEGLRWYDLKRTTRPEIVHSYQSKDYTLIQNDPRYVIRYPKEAISNNPDL